GTTTATCTTCTACAAAAGAAAAAGCCCTTGAGATAATGAAGGATTCAAGGATTGGTTCTTTTGGTGTAATTGGTATATTTTGTCTCCTTCTTCTTAAATTTGCTCTTCTTTTAAATGTAGAAACTTTATGGAAATCGCTTATTTTGATGTGCATATTTTCAAGGTTTTTTCAGGTTTTTTGCTGCTTTTTTTCTACATATCCAAAGAATTCTGGGACGGGAAAGGCTTTTATTGGATATAGAAAAAAGAAAGGGATTATCTTTGGATTTTTATTTACAATGCTTTTCTTTTTGTTATTAGACAAAATAGGTGGGATTATTCTATTTTTTACCTCAATTATTCCACCAATTCTCTTTTTTCTTTACATAAAAAGAAGGATAGGTGGAATGACGGGCGATACGATTGGTGCTTGTTCTGAAATAGCCGAGGTCTCTTTTTTGTTGTTTTGTTGTCTATTTAATATCTCTTAACAAATGCACCTGTTGGGCAGGTTTGGACGCATTCCAAACAGCCATCACAGCCAGCATTAAGTAGGCTTTCTCCAAAACCTCCCTGAATTTGTGTTCCATAGCCCCTTCCAACAAAGCCTAAAATCCCAAGCTTCTTTATTTCAAGGCATACCCTGATGCACCTTGAGCATAGAATACACTTGTTTGGGTCATATTTTATAACAGGGCTTGATGTATCAACAACCTTTTTTTCTATAAACCCTGATACCCTTTCTGGATTAACATCATACATTGATGCATATTTTCTTAAAAGGCAATCATCTAGC
This sequence is a window from bacterium. Protein-coding genes within it:
- a CDS encoding adenosylcobinamide-GDP ribazoletransferase codes for the protein LSSTKEKALEIMKDSRIGSFGVIGIFCLLLLKFALLLNVETLWKSLILMCIFSRFFQVFCCFFSTYPKNSGTGKAFIGYRKKKGIIFGFLFTMLFFLLLDKIGGIILFFTSIIPPILFFLYIKRRIGGMTGDTIGACSEIAEVSFLLFCCLFNIS